In one Mucilaginibacter ginsenosidivorax genomic region, the following are encoded:
- a CDS encoding DUF4468 domain-containing protein, translated as MKNIFIALICILSAKSAIAQKDTLAFDERNKYIYYQTVDQPGLSKDTLYGRGLYFMHKAYPKGKLKITKTDEGQGVLIGEGSFVVLKKSLLSGSLGGEISYALRIEVKDSKYRYWFTDFKFTPYKRDRYGMEVLDPGIIFPMEEAKNKLEKRDVVVYLDKILNYSRQNGAVLKSYMLKVAPVKKAAPALKKISTKDW; from the coding sequence ATGAAAAACATCTTTATAGCTCTAATCTGCATCCTTTCTGCAAAAAGCGCCATCGCCCAAAAAGATACACTGGCCTTTGATGAACGTAATAAATACATTTACTACCAAACGGTTGATCAGCCGGGCTTAAGCAAAGACACCTTGTATGGCCGGGGATTGTATTTTATGCATAAAGCATATCCTAAAGGCAAGCTAAAAATTACAAAAACCGATGAAGGCCAGGGTGTTTTGATAGGGGAGGGCAGTTTCGTTGTGTTGAAAAAATCGTTGTTATCGGGCAGCCTTGGAGGTGAAATAAGCTATGCGCTAAGGATAGAAGTTAAAGATTCAAAATATCGCTATTGGTTTACCGATTTTAAATTTACCCCTTATAAGCGCGATAGGTATGGTATGGAGGTTTTAGATCCTGGTATTATATTCCCGATGGAGGAGGCAAAAAATAAACTGGAGAAAAGAGATGTTGTAGTTTATTTGGACAAGATACTCAATTACAGCCGGCAAAACGGTGCGGTTTTAAAATCGTATATGTTAAAAGTTGCGCCGGTGAAAAAAGCCGCTCCTGCATTAAAAAAGATATCGACGAAAGACTGGTAG
- a CDS encoding ammonium transporter yields the protein MKKFIPFGILILIIVLALIFPSVTLTTVKDSKIDTGDTAWLLVSTALVLIMTPGLAFFYGGMVSKKNVLSTMLQSFVCMGVITVIWVIFGFSLAFGDTIGGFIGDPRTFFMMKGTLGNATWKLAPTIPLVLFAMFQLKFAVITPALITGAFAERIRFNSYVIFLCLFMVFIYAPLAHSTWHPDGFLFGKGVLDFAGGTVVHMSAGWAALASALYLKGRNETSHNPARISYVLLGTGLLWFGWFGFNAGSALGSGTLAATALATTTTASAAAAMAWMFFDILRGKKPGVLGACIGAVVGLVAITPAAGFVTIPHSLIIGIVAAVVSNLVVIWRSKTSIDDTLDVFPCHGVGGMVGMLLTGVFAHQNVNSANTTGNGLFYGETHLFFLHLVTLVGVSAFAFFGSLLLLKITDMISTLRVTPEEELAGLDISQHDEEL from the coding sequence ATGAAAAAATTCATCCCATTTGGCATACTTATACTTATCATAGTACTTGCCCTTATATTTCCTTCGGTTACTTTAACAACCGTTAAAGACAGTAAAATTGATACCGGCGATACTGCCTGGCTATTGGTAAGTACTGCCCTTGTATTGATCATGACACCAGGACTTGCCTTTTTTTACGGCGGTATGGTGAGCAAAAAAAACGTGCTATCAACCATGCTGCAAAGCTTTGTATGTATGGGCGTTATCACCGTAATTTGGGTTATTTTTGGCTTTAGCCTTGCCTTTGGCGATACCATTGGCGGCTTCATCGGCGATCCGCGCACCTTTTTTATGATGAAGGGCACCCTGGGTAACGCCACCTGGAAACTTGCACCAACCATTCCATTGGTATTGTTTGCCATGTTCCAGTTAAAATTCGCAGTTATCACCCCGGCCCTTATTACCGGCGCATTTGCCGAGCGTATCCGCTTTAACTCCTATGTTATTTTTCTTTGCCTGTTTATGGTATTTATATATGCGCCTTTGGCCCACTCAACCTGGCATCCGGATGGCTTCCTGTTTGGTAAAGGAGTACTTGATTTTGCTGGTGGTACCGTTGTACACATGAGCGCCGGCTGGGCTGCGCTTGCATCGGCATTATATTTAAAAGGCCGTAACGAAACATCGCACAATCCGGCCCGCATCAGCTACGTTTTATTGGGTACAGGTTTATTATGGTTCGGCTGGTTTGGCTTTAACGCAGGCTCTGCTTTAGGTTCGGGTACGCTTGCTGCTACGGCATTGGCTACTACAACCACTGCATCTGCAGCAGCAGCAATGGCCTGGATGTTTTTTGATATCCTGCGTGGCAAAAAGCCGGGTGTGTTAGGCGCGTGTATTGGTGCCGTAGTTGGCCTGGTTGCCATTACACCCGCCGCAGGGTTTGTAACCATCCCCCACTCGTTAATAATTGGTATTGTTGCAGCAGTTGTAAGTAACCTTGTAGTTATCTGGAGAAGCAAAACCAGCATCGACGATACGCTTGATGTATTCCCTTGCCATGGCGTAGGCGGTATGGTTGGTATGTTGCTAACCGGCGTGTTCGCACATCAAAATGTAAATAGCGCCAACACAACAGGAAACGGCTTATTTTATGGCGAAACCCATTTATTTTTCCTTCACCTGGTAACTTTAGTTGGCGTATCGGCTTTTGCTTTCTTCGGCTCATTATTATTGTTAAAAATAACCGACATGATAAGCACACTACGTGTTACACCTGAAGAAGAACTGGCAGGCTTGGATATCAGCCAGCACGATGAAGAATTGTAA
- a CDS encoding porin produces the protein MKKTLLLLSALVAGTFVVKAQDTVKTTSDAPLVIYGSVDTYFKKDFANKPNIQTSFGSDNNSVSIGMIDLGLKKKVGKASFVGEMSFGPRGQEQSIPDASLGGLPTGTSSYHIQNLYVSYDVTDKFNLTAGYMATFVGYEVISPTGNFNYSTSYLFSAGPFQNAGFKATYAFSDKVSLMAGIFNDNWNTYKANSATPEVSTFGSQLFLAPVKGWTAYINFASGKYSGTILDLTTAYQITDAFKLGLNAARKTGMGAYNYFGYALYPQIAVSKAVTFGLREEYFKAKATNGGADIGISPGNSVVASTLTCSIKSGPLTFIPEFRLDHTKTGDVFLKSDGTASKSAGQFLLAAVYAF, from the coding sequence ATGAAAAAAACACTTTTACTTTTATCAGCTCTTGTTGCCGGTACCTTCGTAGTTAAAGCGCAGGATACCGTTAAAACCACGTCAGATGCCCCTTTGGTTATCTACGGTTCGGTAGATACCTACTTCAAAAAAGATTTTGCTAATAAACCAAACATCCAAACCTCTTTCGGTTCTGACAATAATTCGGTATCAATTGGTATGATTGATCTTGGTTTAAAGAAAAAAGTAGGTAAGGCATCGTTTGTTGGCGAAATGTCTTTTGGTCCGCGTGGTCAGGAGCAATCAATTCCTGATGCTTCATTAGGTGGTTTGCCAACCGGTACATCAAGCTACCATATCCAAAACCTTTATGTATCTTACGATGTAACCGATAAGTTTAACTTAACTGCAGGTTACATGGCTACATTTGTAGGTTACGAGGTAATTAGCCCGACAGGTAACTTTAACTATTCAACTTCTTACTTATTCAGCGCGGGCCCGTTCCAAAATGCAGGCTTTAAAGCAACTTACGCTTTCTCTGATAAAGTAAGTTTAATGGCAGGTATTTTTAACGACAACTGGAATACCTACAAGGCAAATTCAGCTACGCCAGAAGTATCAACCTTTGGCTCGCAGTTGTTTTTAGCACCTGTTAAAGGATGGACAGCTTACATTAACTTTGCAAGTGGCAAATACTCTGGTACTATATTGGATTTAACCACCGCTTACCAAATAACCGATGCATTTAAATTAGGTTTAAATGCCGCACGTAAAACAGGTATGGGTGCTTATAACTACTTTGGTTATGCCTTATATCCTCAAATAGCTGTTTCAAAAGCAGTTACTTTTGGCTTAAGGGAAGAGTATTTTAAAGCTAAAGCTACAAACGGCGGTGCTGATATTGGCATTTCTCCGGGTAACTCGGTTGTTGCTTCAACTTTAACCTGCAGCATCAAATCAGGTCCTTTAACTTTCATTCCTGAGTTTAGGTTAGATCATACAAAAACTGGTGATGTTTTCTTGAAGAGTGATGGTACTGCTTCAAAATCAGCCGGTCAGTTTTTGTTAGCCGCTGTATATGCGTTCTAA
- a CDS encoding ammonium transporter, which yields MKVSSTKLNLLSSVRQLTREKWALGATIFTGKMIGLLLVFAAMMVLPGVLGTSAHAAETYTAHETSLINTVNTVWTLVAAFLVFGMQAGFVMLEAGFARKRETVNVLMECIFDTCLCGLLFYAVGYAFMFGNGNGFIGWGGLGADGKTITNWFFLQNTPDTYGSTGIPVLAHWIFQYAFADTCSTIVSGAMIGRTSFRGDILYSIGITGFIYPIIGHWAWGPDGFLAVMGTSSIFAHLSAQPFRDFAGSTVVHTIGGVASLAGAMVLGPRLGRIFARDDKEKGGLPPGHNLLIAAVGGFILWFGWYGFNPGSTLSAMDMQGIGRVAANTTLAACAGGFAAMLMALWFGPTKGKFDLAFTINGFLGGLVAITCPCYWVSPLGSILLGAVAGVVIFAGVYLIEWFRIDDPVGAVSVHGLCGIWGTLSLGLFASGQYGATGPTGADNSAPVKGLFYGGGFDVLKAQLIGSFTITIAVFVVTFVMMFIINKLGHPWKLRIEEEGETGAGGIDVFDHGIEVYPPQDDEISLSGLFDKGVASPSAV from the coding sequence ATGAAAGTAAGTTCTACAAAATTAAACCTCCTAAGTTCAGTCCGACAGCTGACACGTGAGAAATGGGCGCTGGGAGCTACCATTTTTACAGGAAAAATGATTGGCCTCTTGCTGGTTTTTGCCGCAATGATGGTTTTACCTGGTGTACTTGGCACATCTGCGCATGCTGCCGAAACTTACACCGCTCATGAAACGTCGTTAATTAACACAGTTAACACTGTTTGGACACTGGTTGCTGCCTTTTTAGTATTTGGTATGCAAGCTGGTTTCGTTATGCTTGAAGCAGGCTTTGCCCGCAAAAGAGAAACCGTGAACGTATTAATGGAGTGTATTTTTGATACTTGCCTTTGCGGTTTGTTATTTTACGCTGTAGGTTATGCGTTTATGTTTGGTAATGGTAACGGCTTTATTGGCTGGGGTGGTTTGGGTGCTGATGGTAAAACCATCACCAACTGGTTCTTCCTGCAAAATACGCCTGATACTTATGGTTCAACAGGTATCCCTGTATTGGCACACTGGATATTCCAGTACGCTTTTGCTGATACTTGCTCAACTATCGTATCTGGTGCAATGATTGGCCGTACCAGCTTCCGTGGCGATATTCTTTACAGTATAGGTATTACAGGTTTTATTTACCCAATTATAGGTCACTGGGCCTGGGGACCAGATGGTTTCTTAGCAGTAATGGGTACTTCAAGCATATTTGCTCATTTAAGTGCTCAGCCTTTCCGCGATTTTGCCGGCTCAACTGTAGTACACACTATAGGTGGTGTGGCTTCACTGGCAGGTGCAATGGTGTTAGGCCCACGGTTGGGCAGGATATTTGCCCGCGACGATAAGGAAAAAGGCGGATTACCTCCAGGTCATAACTTGTTAATTGCAGCAGTGGGTGGTTTCATCCTGTGGTTTGGCTGGTATGGTTTTAACCCTGGTTCAACTTTATCTGCAATGGATATGCAAGGTATCGGCCGCGTTGCTGCCAATACTACACTTGCTGCCTGCGCCGGCGGTTTTGCCGCAATGCTTATGGCACTATGGTTTGGCCCAACAAAAGGTAAATTTGATTTAGCTTTCACTATCAATGGTTTCTTAGGTGGCTTAGTTGCTATTACCTGCCCTTGTTACTGGGTTAGCCCGCTGGGTTCAATCCTTTTAGGTGCTGTTGCCGGTGTGGTAATATTTGCAGGTGTTTACCTTATCGAGTGGTTCCGTATCGACGATCCGGTTGGTGCAGTATCTGTACACGGCCTTTGCGGTATCTGGGGTACTTTATCATTAGGTTTATTTGCATCTGGCCAGTATGGCGCTACAGGCCCAACTGGTGCCGATAACTCTGCACCTGTAAAAGGTTTATTTTACGGTGGTGGTTTTGATGTATTAAAAGCACAGTTGATAGGTAGCTTTACCATTACCATTGCAGTATTCGTGGTAACTTTTGTAATGATGTTTATCATCAACAAATTAGGCCACCCATGGAAATTACGTATCGAAGAAGAAGGTGAAACAGGTGCTGGCGGTATCGATGTATTCGATCACGGTATCGAAGTTTACCCACCTCAGGATGATGAGATTAGCTTAAGCGGCCTTTTTGATAAAGGTGTAGCATCTCCATCTGCAGTATAA
- a CDS encoding glutamine synthetase III family protein — MPNIRFKALQDVLNRTIPEVKPPAAKISEYFGANVFDKKKMKEYLSTEAYQGIVNSIEKGEPIPRDLAEQIASAMKSWALGKGATHYTHWFQPLTGTTAEKHDAFFESTADGGAIERFSGDALSQQEPDASSFPSGGIRNTFEARGYTAWDPSSPAFLMARTLCIPTVFVSYTGEALDYKVPLLKALSVLDKAAVDVCHYFDKGIEKVNASLGLEQEYFLVDIALFNARPDLYLTGRTLFGHISAKNQQLEDHYFGSIPERVYAYMQDMEAEALLLGIPLKTRHNEVAPSQFECAPIYEEINLAIDHNQLLMDLMDRVARRHNFKVLLHEKPYAGINGSGKHNNWSLITNTGKNLLSPGKTPKNNLMFLTFFVNTIKAVHEHADLLRASIASVNNDHRLGANEAPPAIISIFLGSQLNDVLDEIETSRISKKIKEDNLLWQGIPKIPQILPDNTDRNRTSPFAFTGNKFELRAVGSSANSASPMTILNLIVAEQLKKFKYDVDKLIKKGEKKDLALLIVIKKYIKESKNIRFEGNGYSDEWEKEAERRGLANIKTTPKALDAFLSEKAEILFAETGVFSPREAHARHEILLDSFYKKLQIEARVIGELVQNVIIPAAIEYQTKLINNVKGLKDLGLAPSTYEAQLDLITKISDHVNFIKTNVDQMVDARKTANAVEDIRQRAIDYDEKVKSFFAPIRYRVDKLEQLVDDGMWPLPKFRELLFLK, encoded by the coding sequence ATGCCTAACATCCGATTTAAAGCGCTTCAGGACGTTCTAAACAGAACTATCCCCGAGGTGAAACCGCCTGCAGCCAAAATCTCTGAATATTTTGGTGCCAATGTTTTCGATAAAAAGAAAATGAAGGAATACCTTTCGACAGAAGCGTACCAGGGTATAGTTAACTCCATTGAAAAAGGCGAGCCTATCCCGCGCGACCTGGCCGAACAGATAGCCTCGGCAATGAAATCATGGGCGCTGGGCAAAGGAGCTACCCATTATACACACTGGTTTCAGCCGCTTACCGGCACAACTGCCGAAAAACACGACGCTTTTTTTGAATCAACTGCCGACGGCGGCGCAATTGAGCGTTTTAGCGGCGATGCATTATCGCAGCAGGAGCCAGATGCTTCCAGCTTCCCGAGCGGCGGCATCCGTAATACTTTTGAAGCCCGTGGTTATACCGCCTGGGATCCGTCGTCGCCCGCCTTTTTAATGGCGCGTACCTTATGTATACCTACAGTATTTGTTTCTTATACCGGCGAGGCGCTGGACTACAAGGTACCTTTATTAAAGGCCTTAAGTGTGCTTGATAAGGCCGCAGTTGACGTTTGCCATTATTTTGACAAAGGTATCGAGAAGGTAAATGCATCATTAGGATTGGAGCAGGAATATTTTTTAGTTGATATTGCCCTATTTAACGCCCGCCCCGATCTTTATTTAACCGGCCGTACTCTTTTTGGTCATATATCTGCCAAAAACCAGCAACTGGAAGATCACTACTTCGGTTCAATTCCCGAGCGGGTGTATGCCTATATGCAGGATATGGAAGCCGAGGCCTTATTATTAGGTATACCATTAAAAACACGCCATAATGAGGTTGCTCCATCGCAATTTGAATGCGCACCAATATATGAAGAAATAAACCTGGCCATTGACCACAACCAGCTCCTGATGGATTTGATGGACCGTGTGGCCCGCCGTCATAACTTTAAAGTATTGCTTCACGAAAAACCTTATGCCGGCATTAACGGATCGGGTAAGCATAACAACTGGTCGTTAATTACCAATACGGGTAAAAATCTGTTGTCGCCGGGCAAAACGCCTAAGAACAACCTAATGTTCCTTACCTTTTTTGTAAATACCATTAAAGCGGTTCATGAACATGCCGATTTGTTAAGGGCGTCTATCGCATCAGTGAATAACGATCATCGCCTGGGCGCAAATGAGGCACCTCCGGCTATCATATCTATTTTCCTGGGCAGCCAGCTAAATGATGTGCTGGATGAAATAGAAACATCGCGTATCAGCAAGAAAATAAAAGAGGATAACCTATTATGGCAAGGCATTCCTAAAATACCACAGATACTGCCTGACAATACCGACCGTAACCGTACTTCGCCATTCGCGTTTACCGGCAATAAATTTGAATTGAGGGCGGTAGGTTCGTCGGCCAATTCGGCCAGCCCGATGACAATCCTTAACCTGATTGTTGCCGAGCAGCTTAAGAAATTCAAATACGATGTAGATAAACTGATTAAAAAAGGCGAAAAGAAAGACCTCGCCTTATTGATTGTTATCAAAAAATACATCAAGGAGTCAAAAAACATCCGTTTTGAGGGCAACGGTTATAGCGACGAGTGGGAAAAAGAAGCCGAACGCCGTGGTTTGGCCAACATTAAAACTACGCCAAAAGCACTGGACGCATTTTTATCCGAAAAGGCAGAGATCCTGTTTGCCGAAACCGGCGTATTTAGCCCCCGTGAAGCGCATGCCCGCCATGAAATTTTATTAGATAGCTTTTACAAGAAGCTACAGATAGAAGCCCGCGTAATAGGCGAACTGGTTCAAAATGTAATTATTCCGGCTGCTATAGAATATCAAACCAAACTGATAAACAATGTAAAAGGCTTAAAAGATTTAGGGCTTGCACCATCAACCTATGAAGCCCAGCTTGACCTGATCACTAAAATTTCTGATCACGTTAACTTCATCAAAACCAATGTTGACCAAATGGTTGACGCCCGCAAAACAGCCAACGCCGTGGAAGACATTCGCCAGCGCGCTATTGATTACGATGAAAAAGTTAAATCGTTCTTCGCCCCTATCCGCTACCGGGTTGATAAACTGGAGCAGCTGGTAGATGATGGCATGTGGCCGTTACCTAAATTCAGGGAGTTGTTGTTTTTGAAATAG